In Erigeron canadensis isolate Cc75 chromosome 1, C_canadensis_v1, whole genome shotgun sequence, a single window of DNA contains:
- the LOC122590043 gene encoding uncharacterized protein LOC122590043 gives MRDYFVEDSKFDEPFFRHRFRMSKRLFLKIVGDIEAKFSYFQEGYDARGKKSCTALQKCTLAIKQLYTGKPSDAYDEYLCMAAITGRESMEYFCDAVINLYQKEFLRRPTSHDVALIKQAHEERHCIPGMLGNLDCTHIKWRMCPKHLKAQYMGGDHKHSFFGPAGSNNDVNVLQSSLFQNERNGSTPDSSFSVNRHDYKRGYYLTDGIYPRWVAFVKAYPQPVEQDEKKLKRLQVAAREDVEWACTILHNMIIKDNGRTISPVHIMDPPVPRVYNPEAYRELQDEDVHHRLRYDLTTHVSALDLSYLDDPVMQPPSVASLI, from the exons ATGCGTGACTACTTCGTTGAAGACTCAAAGTTTGACGAACCATTTTTTCGTCATCGTTTTCGCATGAGCAAgaggttgtttttgaagattgttggtgACATTGAAGCTAAATTTAGTTACTTTCAAGAGGGGTACGACGCACGGGGTAAAAAAAGTTGCACCGCTCTTCAAAAGTGTACGTTGGCGATCAAGCAACTGTATACGGGTAAACCTTCAGACGCGTATGACGAGTATTTATGTATGGCTGCCATAACGGGACGCGAGAGCATGGAGTACTTTTGTGATGCGGTCATCAATTTATATCAAAAGGAGTTCTTACGTAGGCCGACATCTCATGACGTTGCTCTCATCAAAcaagctcatgaagaaagacacTGCATTCCAGGAATGCTTGGTAatcttgattgtacacacatCAAATGGAGGATGTGCCCTAAACATTTAAAAGCGCAATACATGGGGGGTGATCACAAG CATTCGTTTTTCGGTCCTGCTGGATCGAACAACGATGTCAATGTTTTGCAATCGTCGTTGTTTCAAAACGAGCGTAATGGATCCACGCCAGACAGTTCATTTAGCGTAAATAGACATGATTACAAGCGTGGTTACTACCTTACCGATGGAATCTATCCTAGGTGGGTTGCGTTTGTTAAAGCTTATCCGCAACCAGTAGAACAAGATGAAAAGAAACTTAAAAGACTACAAGTGGCTGCAAGAGAGGATGTTGAGTGGGCGTGTACTATactacacaacatgatcatcaaAGACAACGGGCGGACAATATCACCGGTTCATATTATGGATCCACCGGTGCCAAGAGTTTATAACCCGGAAGCATACCGGGAGTTACAAGACGAGGACGTGCATCATCGGCTCCGATATGATCTCACGACGCATGTATCGGCTTTAGACTTATCATACCTTGATGATCCAGTGATGCAGCCACCATCAGTTGCGAGTTTGATTTAG